The window CCACTTGGCCCAAGCTAGATCTGATCGTCCTAACCACATCACAtagcaaggaagaagaggaattaGAATCCAGGATGCCACCTACTAACTTCTGCGAGATCCACGACCTCCTAGAGTCCAAGAAAAGGCCTAGCACCTGCTTCGGGTCAAGATCGTCAATGGTGGCCGCAGCAGCTAGGGCATCTGCGTAGGCGGCGACGGTGAGCCCTTGATCGATCAACCTTTCGCGGCTTCTTTGAGATATCTGGGACTTGAAGCCCTCAACAATCTCCCATTGATGCCGAATAAGAGGAAATTTGGCAAGCAATTCCCCATCGGCATTGTTAGTGAGGAGGCCGTAAACTTCGTTGGCACGGAGGTATCGGCCGGAGGCCTCAAGTAGCATGGATTCATCGAGGCAGCCCCAGATGTTCTCCGGGGTGTCGATGAGGTACTTAACCCGGGCGGCAATGCTGTAGACGCGAGCGCGGGCCGGGTTAGAGGCGACGGTGGGTGAGTCGGGAGCGGAGGAGACGGAAAGGGAGCGGAGGGCGGCTTCAACGGCAGCAAGATTGGAGTCGATGGACTCGGACGAGGTGTGAATGAGGAGGATAGAGTCCGCGGAGTCGATGAGATCTCGGTAGCTCTCGCCGACGAGCAGGCGGAGCTCCTCCTCCTTAGCCTTGATCTCCCGCCGCGTGGTTGTCTCTGCGGCGCGGATCTCGGGAATCGGCTTGGAGCGGAAGAGCGTATCGGCGTCGCGGGCGCCGCCTCCGGCGGACGGAAGCGGAGGGGACCGCATGGAGACGGATCTGAAAGTATAGCTGTGTAGGGGAGGGGGAGGACGCACGTGCTGAAGGAAATATAGCAAAGAGGTTAACAGCGCCCGCGTGGCTGTGTTTACTTTGAGGGAAGGAAATAGAAGAGAAATGAAATAGGATACTTTTATTCCATTTTAAAGGTTTTTCTCTTTTTTAATTATGAGAATTTAGGGTgggataattttttattattatcatatttaattatttttcttctctatttaCAATGTATTTCTTATAATTAAAAAGTGGAGAGAAAAATTAAAATGTACTTTCTAGCCCTTAATAATAATAGAATAAACATTATgtttttttcatattattttaaaatgttgGTAATTAAGGCCAAAAGGATAATTTGAGATTTTGAAGGGCATTTTTAGAAATGAGGATGGTTACCACGTTTCTGCGTTCTCACCGCGAGCAATAACCGCATTCCGATCCATCCGACTATTTATTTCGAAGTCGATACCTTTGCGCCAATGGGATTCCATCGTTGTTGCTTTTACTCCTACGCGCAGCATCTGCTAGGGCATATTCCACTGTCTTCTTCTTATCCCCTTCCGCCTCCTACTTAACAAGGTGGCCTGTGGCATGGAGAACTGGGGAAGGAGTGATCGATTGGCAGATGGGGAGGTGGCGGCAAGCTCCTCGCCCACTCGGGCTTCTCTTGGCCGCGATCTTGGTGGGAATAGTGGGTCGATGCGATGGAGGGATCAGCAGCGCTTATGTGAGGAAGGCGGAGAAGACCATTGACATGCCGCTCGACAGCGATGTGTTCCGAGTGCCGCCGGGTTACAACGCACCGCAGCAGGTGAATTCCTATCCCTTTTTTGGCCGaagttgtctttttttttaattaattttgtattgGCTATTTATGCTTTGTTCTACTCTTTTTTTTGGTAAACTTGTTCTCCGATTTCCCCCTTTACACTATTGATCTTCTAGCCCAAGTTgcagatttgatcaaaacattTGAAGTTTTTTTGCCTTGCCGATCGATGCCCCTTCTGCTGTGGTTTCGTTTTAGGATGGATATAACTCCTCTAGCAGAATAGTTTGCTATATAATTTTTAGAAACATTTCCCTTTTGTTCATGAAGGTGCACATTACCCAAGGTGATCTTGATGGCACTGCCATGATCATATCATGGGTGACTGAGGATGAACCTGGCTCCAGTGAAGTACTCTATGGGACTGATGAGAATAATCTTGATTTATCGGCCGAAGGCATATATACTCGATACAAGTTTTACAACTACACCTCAGGCTACATCCATCATTGTACTATCAGCAATTTGAAGGTTATTTGAATTCGTCTATTTGGTGCTCTTTTGTGAATTTATCTGACCAATCATACTTGCCTATTTCAATATGTATTCTTTACTAGCGTTTATGTTGCTCTCGGTGAAAATTTTGGTAACGGTAACATGTTTCTTTACAGCACGATACTAAATACTACTATGCTATTGGAATTGGAGATGCAATTCGAAAATTCTGGTTCATAAGTCCACCTGAAGTTGGTCCAGATGTTCCTTACACTTTCGGTCTTATTGGTAATTTTGCTTATAGGATTTTAATTCATTTTGCTTGTAGGATTTAAATTCATGTTGGAGAGACCATCAAATATTCTTCTATCTTTTTGTCAAAGGTTCTCATCATAATAACTTCAGTTTTCTTTTTATAAATCAAAGTGTTTTCCTGTATTTCATGCTAGTAGATTTGGCTTTTTATTGACATTTTGCACTCAGAGATTTTCCTTTTGCtgatgattttgtaaatagataaaaatttgaTGTGTTTTGATAACCATCCTAGTAATATCTACTTACCTTTGCTTTGACTTGTATCTCATTTGACGGCCATTTGACTCCATTATAATTGTATAAATCATAGTAGATAATTGAAGATAAAACAGCTTTCTGTCCTCAATTTCTATAACATATTTTAATCCAAAATGCAAAAATTCTAAGTTCTCTACAATTTGAGCTGGAAAAGTAAAACCATAACGAAAGGTAACTGTAACATTTACTTGTATTACCTAGAATAACTTTGTCAGGTGATGTTTCTGTTCTTTGAGATTGTGTAAAATTTGATGACGAGAAAATTTTTTGATGTCAAGGATATGCTTGATTATTTTGGGCGACATGATTTTGTTGTTCACGGTCATGTCGTTACCTGAATGAAGTGCCCTAGCTAGTTGTAGGTTCACTGCCCTGTTCTAAAAGTCCTACATTTTCATTTAGGGAGTTTCAGAAAACAACTTAATACACTCTAGACCAGTTACCTACCTTGTTACACATGGAGACTTCAGATCCCCTTTGATCTGGGCACAGTGATTCTCATTGTTATTTAGCATTCGATCTTtggaaaggaaagaaaatctaaaCTACAGTTGTACTTCATAATCTGTTATTTTTTGTAGGGTTAAAGTGTATATACATTTGTTGCttttcttgcaagctcaatcTGTGAAATAGTGGCACAAGCAAATGAAGTAGtctttgatattattgtgtcatcTTTTGGTAGTTTAATCAGTAATAAATTAGCGAAATGTCAATATCATAGTTTCTGTTGTTCCTAGAGAATTCTTGCCTGACTATATCTTGTTTTTCTCTATTATTTTGTATGAACTGCAGGTGATCTAGGACAGAGTTATGACTCTAACATCACTTTAGCTCATTATGAGTCAAATCCAAATGCACAAGCAGTTCTATTTCTTGGTGACCTTTCTTATGCTGATAAATATCCATACCATGACAATGTTAGATGGGATACGTGGGGGAGATTTGTCGAGAGAAATGCTGCATATCAACCTTGGATTTGGACAGCAGGAAATCATGAGATTGATTATGCTCCAGAACTAGTAAGGAAATCAGAAACACCATTGATACATTATGCTTGATTTCTTGACACTCTTTGTACACAATTTTGTTAATTTACAGCTAATTGTAAGGGATTAGGAAATCAGAAAGATATAGATAAAATAAAATGGTTCAAGGAAAAAATTATTTCTGGAGTATTTTTGCTTCATTGTTCGCTTCAAGTCAATGAGACTAGAAGAGATTATCTCAGTCAAACAGGCCTCAAACAGCATGACCAGCAGAAGGACATGTCTGAGGGACTAAATTAAGGATAATAAGTGATATTGAACCTCTTCTCTTAGTCTATTATTCATCAATCTTTCCAGGGTGAAACTGGAATAGATGATACATTATACCAATCTTTACAGGGTGAAACAATACAGTTTAAGCCATACACGCACAGATACTGGACTCCGTTTGAATCATCAGGCAGTACAGAGCCATATTGGTACTCTATCAAGATGGCATCAGCACACATTATTGTTGTGGCATCATATTCAGCATATGGTATGGATAGTAGATGCTTTATAATtgcatttttgaaataaattcaaGTTGAAAATGGGAAGTTATAAGTTCTCATATCAGACTAAGTAATACAAAAAGACATTATTATCTTACAGTGACATCAGTTATTTTTGCTTGCTTAAAaggttaatttgaattttaaagatTTGCTACTGCATTTTCTTTGTCCCTCCTATCTTGAAATCgttttgtaatttttattttaaatgttgaCTTCTAGCTAAAAATGTATGGATATCCGGTTAGAACTGGAATATAAATATGAGTTTTCCATACTTCTGTATCTTTCTGAATTTGGTAATTGCTACTCTGTAAGTTGTATCTTACTTTAATATGATGGACAAAGACATTTGATTTGAAATTCCTTCCACTTGGAGTGAAGATGTTTTTCCATTTCCATTGCCTACATTTTCATAATGTAAGATAAGTAGATCTCCATTCAGATTTTACATTTAGTGAGAAATAATAGTCTAGGTTAGTTTTTctggtatatatatttttttaaattagcaTCACAAACATCAAGCTGAAAAGCAATTAATTAGCTTGATCAAAAAGTTGAGAAAATTAGTGAGACTCAGAAGTTGTTTGTATGCATTAACTAGTCTTTTTCTTCACCTATGATAATTCATTTGATGCACTTTAATTGCACAACAACTGAAAGTTGTATTTTTTGACGTTTTGTGCATTTTCATGTTTTTTCCCTGAAGTTCATGTTATTGTCTAGGTGGATATACTTGTATGTATTTTTCACTATATCTGCTAGTCAATGACACTAAACCTtaggtttatttttctttgccttTATTTGCTAGAAATCCCTAGTATTCACTATTTTTTGCATTCAACAGGTAGATACAGTCCTCAGTTCAAATGGCTTGAAGCAGAACTGCCCAAGGTGAATAGGAGCTTGACACCATGGTTGATTGTTCTAATGCATGCGCCATGGTACAACAGCTACAATTATCACTATATGGAAGGGGAATCTATGAGAGTGATGTATGAATCATGGTTTCTCAAATACAAAGTTGATGTTGTATTCGCTGGTCACGTCCATGCCTATGAACGTAGTGTAAGTAGGCTCTATATGCCTGTCTTTTCCCTATCccaagttaaagaatatgatatcgTATTTTGTCAGCTTCCTAAGCTTTCATACAACATGTCTTAGGAAAAAATCATCTATAAAGAGTTTGAATTGAGCTGCCATCAGTGAATTTTCATGCAACATAGATAATTTTCCTTCGCATTAGTGAGTTaaaagatatttattttcagaagTGTGGATTTCTTACTGCTAGATAGATGATAGGAAACGTACTTTGCATATAACCAATACAAATGTACAATCAAGTTGTTTGGTTTTCTAAGTTAGTTCTTGCAACACTATGAATTCTTTTAGTTGTGTGACTCACTCCAAAGTATTTCCTTTAGCCTTTTGGTGATGCGAGTTTCCTGcttttgcagtatagagtatcgaATATCGCTTACAATATAGTGAATGGTAAATGTGACCCAGTTCCTGACGAATCAGCCCCTGTATATATCACTGTCGGCGATGGAGGGAATCTCGAAGGGCTTGCTACCAAGTAACTTTCTGCTCATACCATATTAGCATTCTACTACATCACCAATAGCTTCTAATTTTCTTCTCAACTGGTGTCATTTTTGCATATGGGGCATAGTATGACACAGCCGCAGCCAAGTTACTCGGCTTTCAGAGAATCAAGCTTTGGCCATGCTATCTTCGAGATCAAGAATAGAACACATGCTTACTATACCTGGCATAGAAACGATGATGGAAATGCTGTCGCTGCCGACTCAATGTGGTTCTACAACAGATACTGGCAGACCGCTGAGACGACTTCAGCCGTGTAAAGTGAGCCAGTAAGAACTTGAAGGTTTTATTCCTGTAAACAAATGACAATATCGTTGTGAAAAAGAGATGAGAAATCACTTGTGGCATTGTGTTTTAAGCTCTCAGGAGTTGTGTAAGTATATAAGCATCCCGTAAGCCAGGAGCTATATGTTTAATTTGTTCATGTAAAACAGTCTTATAACTGCTACTTAATCTCAAACAAAATATTAATCTCTTCTATGAATACAACTTAATTACAGTGATATAAAGAAGTTGAACTCCGTTTGATTATGTTCAAGATTATGCTTTTATCTTGTCAAGTTTCAAAGATAcatgttcaaacttatttgttgaAAAGTTTGTGAAGCTCGAGATGAGAGCTATTACTGAGTTTAACTAGATATAGAATTATGTTTAtagtataatttaaaaatgattcagtaaataaaatttatattattttctcTTTTGATGCCATTGCTTTGCTTGAGAAGGGGAGTTTTAATATCTTTTATAaattatagataaataaaaactacaaaattataagatctaaaaaaattatatttaaatatatcAATATAATACATGACACATAAGATCTAAATAAAACACGTGAGCCGACGACCCACGGGACAATCGGAGCCTCGGCCGTACGATAAAAACCCAAATCCCCAATCAACGTTTTCGTCTTCCTACCTGCTTCCGCTGATGGACTTCGCTCGATCGCTTCCCTTCTCGGCGGTGATCGTCATCGCCCTCATCTCCTTCCTCCTCATCTCGCCTACCTCCCTCGCCTACTCCGATCTCTTCGAGTCCTGGATCAAGGCGCACGGCAAGCGGTACTCCTCCGAGGGGGAGAAGCTCGCCCGGTTCCGTGCCTTCCAGGACAACCTTGCCTTCGTCGACGCGCACAACGCCGATGGGAACTCTTCTTACGAGCTCGGCCTCAACTCCTTCGCTGATTTGCTTTCACACGAATTCCGGGCGGCCCGACTGGGCCTCAGCGCCGGCCTTGCTGCGCCGCGGGCAAATCGAACTATGTTCTGGGGATCCTACGGAAGTATTCCTTCTTCATTAGATTGGAGGAATGATGGAGCTGTCACTTCGGTCAAGGATCAGGGGAGCTGCGGTATTCCTTCTCCGTTTCGATAGTTTATTTGTCGTTTTCTTCTCATGGATACTATGCCgactttagattttttttttttttttttataaaaagagtAGTTTATTTTGTGGAGTGGGAATTGAGGATGCCAACTGGTTCAATCGGAATCATTCTCGATTGACTAAAAGGGGTGGGTGAAAGAGCGAGAGGAGGCGAGTCCTATAGAGATATGGGAAATGAAATCTAAAGGGTCACAGTATGATGCTGAAAGCCATACCACCTCCATGGGATAAGCGAAAGAAGTGGAGAGAGTATCCAATAGACTGATGGACCGTCAAGCCAAACATAACAGCTTAGCTAGCTTACTTGATCATTATGTTGACATTTGTACAGGAGAAAAAAGAAACAATGAGAGGGCAACAAGCGAGAGTGAGAGAGGAAGTTGAAGGGAATAGTCGAATAGATATGTGGAGTCTCATGTTCCTTTGGATGACAGTATCCATGTAGTTTCTTTAACATTTTTATGTAGAGACTGAACTGTCAAACTCTTCAATTTCCATTTACAGCTATCAAAGGTGCCAACTAGTTCAATTACTCCTAATCTGTTTAATTAAACTGATAGATCATTCCTAATCTACAGTGTTTGTCAGCAGACCACCCAATTATATGGCATTCATTATATATGCCTGCAATTATTGTTGGAGAAGGTTGTACTAAATTTAAACAGCACCCTCGGTCTTTCATTGGGAATGTGTGGATGTATTTATCATCTAAAAGACTTACATTATTTGTAGCAATCACTGATTGAAAATCCAGAATTCATACATATGATTAAATGTGATCTTGCATGGTTTCTTTAAGTTACAATTCTATGTGTTTATTCTTAACTATGATATCTTCCAGGTAAGATGACCAAATCATGAAAAGAAATAACATCTGATAACATGAGACAGAATTATATATCTGACCAAAAATCACAGTTTTTATGACTGATTTTATTCACATTCCATATGCTAAGTGATCCATAGATCGAAGTGACATGTTTAACTTTTTGAATACTATGACTTAAGAAGATGGTTCATGAGTGAGAAATGGGGATGATCATTGAATTGATAGTTAGGTAAGCTGATAACTAAAATTGGAATATCCACTCTAGTGTAATAAAATAACAGACGCCCTTGATCAAGCTTGGACTCAGGTTTATAAGAGCTAATTTTGTTAGTTAGTAtgataaataaacatgctcaaaCCCTCTTTATGGCTTGATGAAAATGAAAAGTAAAAAATATAGGCTAATTTGGCTTGTTAGGTATTTGACAATAAATCTCATAAAAGTGTTCTTTGAAAAGCTAATTAATAGTGCTCATCAACAAGCTTATTTATTGGCTCATTGTTCTCTTCATAGATGTGTGGTAATCATTTTTTTGTAAATAATCTAGTTGTGTGCTGATTACATTTATGTACTTGTTCAAATGTTCAATTGAAAACATGCATTTTATGAATTTAACATTCCATTATGGTTTAAAGGtgtttaaatattatatttgtaTATATAACATTAGTATGCATTAGCCTAGTTAAAAGTGGTAGGTGCTTCACCGATCACCACACCAGAACTTTTGCATTGCTTGCCAAAGAAAACCAGCATTGTTTGGTGTACCAAAGAGTTTTAAATTGGAAGAATTTGTGGAGGAACGTGTTAAAATAGGTATCAAAAGCATTACACCTGGCTTTTCTAAGAGAGTCATAGGTCTATGATGCCCACACAAATCCTATAAGATTGAGTTAACCCAGCcatcaactccaattggaaaatATGCTACTCTTTG is drawn from Zingiber officinale cultivar Zhangliang chromosome 1B, Zo_v1.1, whole genome shotgun sequence and contains these coding sequences:
- the LOC121979303 gene encoding purple acid phosphatase-like → MGRWRQAPRPLGLLLAAILVGIVGRCDGGISSAYVRKAEKTIDMPLDSDVFRVPPGYNAPQQVHITQGDLDGTAMIISWVTEDEPGSSEVLYGTDENNLDLSAEGIYTRYKFYNYTSGYIHHCTISNLKHDTKYYYAIGIGDAIRKFWFISPPEVGPDVPYTFGLIGDLGQSYDSNITLAHYESNPNAQAVLFLGDLSYADKYPYHDNVRWDTWGRFVERNAAYQPWIWTAGNHEIDYAPELGETIQFKPYTHRYWTPFESSGSTEPYWYSIKMASAHIIVVASYSAYGRYSPQFKWLEAELPKVNRSLTPWLIVLMHAPWYNSYNYHYMEGESMRVMYESWFLKYKVDVVFAGHVHAYERSYRVSNIAYNIVNGKCDPVPDESAPVYITVGDGGNLEGLATNMTQPQPSYSAFRESSFGHAIFEIKNRTHAYYTWHRNDDGNAVAADSMWFYNRYWQTAETTSAV